From Camelina sativa cultivar DH55 chromosome 5, Cs, whole genome shotgun sequence:
ttgtgcgggatgatcagtgggttgacgagcttgtcgtgggcgttgcaaccgattgatttcgtcgatcacaggaaggagattctgatgccctcttgatctggtgtgcatgcaaggttgcaatcaacaggtacctgagatgcaaaataaacaagcagaaaaccaaagcaagtcagtactcagaacagaacttaatcttgcaaaacttgaaatcttaaatgtagcaaaaagaatcccaaatggcaacagcgccaaattgatactaggatttttgtgtgtcttatcctagcaggttcaattaaccttatgtgctgtagtacttaaggtgtcaatccaaatgggatgttgctaacactcaagatgcaatcaagcaatcacacgtcaagccaattcaagaagagtgtttttctaacaatcctaaaatggtcaaaatacaaaacggaaatgagttaCAAAAacgaaacgaaaatgtatgacaagaagcaagcaagaagaagtaaaaccgaaaacgattctaagcatgaacaaatgaaacagtctcgggaatgtaatatcaatcaaaaagatgaaagtcctaaggatgggagtaattgatgtcggtggagtatcctagtctacagagtgtttaacataccacatgcaaactatccctaaacaatgaacactacaacttagctaatccaatctcttgacaaaagctactcagactcaaccacttccatacctagctctcgctagagaaacatggtcgagcaggcatgacaaacaagttcattcacgtcaacaaacatcctagacaactaatctcttaggctgggaacgtaagtctctggcactagttggtcagacatttcatcaaacaccttttgggtgtggaaatatCTCGAACTTAGTCCCAATTGATCACAGAGAAACtcgtatttctaactctagtccagaagggaatcatacaaccaaagcttaaacactctacatcctaagatcctccacctaatctatcccatcctcaagaactaacacactactcagatccggaaatcatcaccaaagatacaaactcagaaaacattgaaacaagcattcttagataggtaaaaatgagatgaacaagcTTGTAGAAGAAATCANtagagaaacatggtcgagcaggcatgacaaacaagttcattcacgtcaacaaacatcctagacaactaatctcttaggctgggaacgtaagtctctggcactagttggtcagacatttcatcaaacaccttttgggtgtggaaatatCTCGAACTTAGTCCCAATTGATCACAGAGAAACtcgtatttctaactctagtccagaagggaatcatacaaccaaagcttaaacactctacatcctaagatcctccacctaatctatcccatcctcaagaactaacacactactcagatctagaaatcatcaccaaagatacaaactcagaaaacattgaaacaagcattcttagataggtaaaaatgagataaacaagtttgtagaagaaatcaaatgcaaatactcaatgtattaagagatatctggatacaaagtctgagaacgatttttggtggctagggaaaccttacaaaataaaaacgagataaaaacttaGATCCTgtcgcaaagacttaacaaaacgtatttataggaAAGACATAatatccctaaaacttaaaacgacaagatgaagagttggtttgggaatctcctgaagcgtgtaagatggaacggcttcctgacatgtgcgaacgagtaatggctcgagtgagtgatggcgttggctcgagtggagtgatggcgttggctctagtggagtgatggcgttggttcgagtggagtgatggcgttggctcgagtggagtgatggcaTTGGCTCGAGTGGCGCGACTCAAACAGCACGACAGCgtgactcgaacggcacgacagcgcgactcgaacggcacgactcgaacggcacgacagcgcgactcgagctggatgtATACGCTTcaactaaaacgatgataacttttgaaccacagctccgattggcttgaaataaacggcattggaaagatgactcaattttCTACAACTTCggtgaagacgtcgaaagcggAATCCCCCGACCGGTGGCTCGAAGGACGACTCGAATGGCGACTCGATCGACGGTAAAGGTGTTGCTCGAGTAGGTGACTCGAACGACGTCGAACAGCGACTCGAACGGCGATGCTGAGCAATGTGTTCCCAAcatctcctagatacctgaaatactccaaaatgcacaatgtatgcaaggatgatgtaagaactacctagacatgcaaagtgtatagaaaagactagaaaatgttGCAAACCAATCAgttgtcctagctaaatgcatgataaacaTATGCTAAaaggagacaaaatatagacatatcacacTCGAGCACCGACACCGCCCGCACCAACCCCCTCAGCGCCTACGGTCCTATCAGTaccaccaccggccacactcatggacccctTCTGGAAgtcctgcgactcgccgacaccccCAGCTATCACCACGTTCgtgtccacgaccagcaacagctcCACCCTTAACCATCTTTACTACCCAGAACAGAAAGCTAAGTACACAATTCAAAACgacacacatcttaccgtggaatctcattgaaggctcgaagaggatgatactaggactccatatcacaaacaaattgactaactacgcATAATCAATTTCCTCACACAACATCAtatatcaaacaacaggaaaataattcacccaattaaattcctaaccgctctaaccatctacttaaccatcctagaaccgtaaaggctctgataccaaattgaaacgacctgacccgttttctattttttaaataaatacaaaacataattaagcatcccatactacttaattaaaccacccaaaccacaattcctcattaaaccaataacaaccaatatgcacagcggaaacataccataCATACAGAACCAACACATAATCAAtgcaataacattcctaagcattatatccatcaacctagcataactctatccaaggttccaagataaacaatataaccaagtccaacaacacacaaccgagaccctagatcatcatcctcctcattGTCAAGATTCTAtatcacatacctgcacaccacaaacaaattgagatgcgtaagtattatcacaaatacttagtgaggcaatcctcccatctactgggctatacacacaagcaactgagattccaatgtttagcaaacaacaaataaacacaacaaaccaggaaaaaatAATCGCAAcacacaagttggtgtcgaccgacaccagagtggtgtcgatcgacactggcccaaacatggtgtcgaccgacaccgaccCCGCAGACACGTTCTGCTTGAAGCCGATCGTCGTATCTCcatttccaatcatctccaatccgtcccaaactcacccaaaagcttcaggaacctataataaccataacacaaccaccacaagcaagaacaacaccacaaaacacaacaaatcaagcaaacaaaggattctcaggcttagataagccatggtcatgcactcacctcttttgcaggaagatttttACTCAACAACCACGAATCTaacccttagaagccttctcctttgttcctagcacaagatctccactccacaggaacagatctcaccaaaacagcttagaacaagccaaaatctctcaagaacacaaactctctcttttctctcttttcttctgcaaaCGGCGACCAAACACTCTCCTCCACGACCCTAGGTCGACTTTTCCCTTGTATATGTCGGTTAGGAActtcaattgaaccaaaccaaaccaaaacggCAATTCAAACAAACCTGGTCGAACCAAAaaatgatggtgtcgatcgacactctccttggtgtcgatcgacaccccttccCAATAACCAGAAatcggttcgcgggtgttatatttattccggttctttcttttaaagattttttaaaaagttaaatatttataatattttccggttatattttatttatattttataaaaagtataaatatttatattttttagaaagttaaaatttagaaaatgttaaaaatattaataatatttaaacgtttatgaagtttcaaatattataaatatttaaattttataagaagtttaaatattataaatatttcaattttttaaaaaagttaaaatatctttaaaatattaataatatatttaaatttttacgaaacttcaaatatgaaaaatacttaACCATTTTAAGAACtccaagtattataaatatttaaaatttataagaagcgccaatcttataaaatgtaattgGTTACAAcctaataaataacatatcaactcaatctaatatttataatacaaaacaataaatattaaaaattaagattatatagtgcgagttaaaatatctcggaaaagagttatatagcgggacgaaTTTTGTCGATATTTGTATAAATTCAGAATATCATTAATTTAGTGTTAAACGGgtaaaacattatttcattattttgttaacactatcggtaTCCGAGAATacacatatctaattaaattgattaataaatattatgtaaaaaataaattgtattgcagtattatatggtttaaactttaaactataaaattaacaattattatacaattataacatatttaaccaacaaatacaatttataattaaaatattttagttataaataatttgtcatGCGGTGTACCGtggatcctaatctagttacTAGTATGATCATACGCGAGGAGGTAAACAAGATCGATGTTTTGGATAGGGTCTACTGTCCAAACCCAACATGTTCGTCACTGATGTCAAAGCGTATCCTTTTTAACATTTTGTCTATAATCTCAATAAACTAAGTAATTTGAATAATGGTTAGTCTaactaaaaataaggaaaacaaatatataaaatacttaACAAGAAAATGATTCaggttttaataaatttaatataatttgaatgattgaaaacatttttttatttaattattttaataggTGAACTTTCAATTCACATCaacattttttggatttttatgtaAACGAAAAAGGAATATccaatacaaatattaaaattgataCACCAGAAAAATAGTTGTTTGAGACTGTTCAAATTATGTTCACATTAGTGTCATGTTTTCATTACTACTGATCATTATATTTGTAGTTGTGTGTTTTCTCAAAGAGATAAAgagtttattaataaatttatccaACAGTTaagatattttgatattttatatttttttgtagtctGTTTGATggtaaaaagtaataaaaatatatggtataatttttctttctttttcttttataaaaatagaattgtAAGAAAGACTTTTTAAATAAGTGAAAATAGACTAGATTAACTCAAATTTGGAGAAAAATTGCCTAATTGACTCCCTCTCGTAGGTCATTACTAGTATGACacaatattttgattaaattaccaaaagccCCAGATtacttaacaaacaaaaaattgaaataagaaaataaaaataaataaaaaggaaaacaaaagtcaaTGCTCATACACGACTAAACCGTTTTTacagtccaaaaaaaaaaaaacattgtttgtcccgtaatatatatatatcaaaaaacccacattttttttttgaaaaaacgaaaaaccaaaaagttaTACTAgtgtttaaatttttgattttaaaatatgactaatgaaaaatataaaatttttaaaattttttatttaataaatataatttataaaaatctaatgtacaaaaataatattcaatttttttataaaaatattatgtatataatgaAATGTACAAAAATAGtattcaaaaaattgttaaaaaatatgaattttaaaagtatatagtttaataagttttagaaaaaaatataatgtatgaaattacaactaaaaataatgtatatatatgtttttaaaataagatttattaaaatataatataatatataaaatatgatgttaatttttttaatatgatttagaaaaaattaaatgtataaaataaatctgttatcattatatttatatttatacatctaagaaatctgttatcaaacaccaaatttttggaagcaaacaaaaaaactatcatAACCTAAACAAATCTGCCATAACATATGGTATTCACATAtgtcattttagcaatttttgaaaaacattgaTAAATCTGTTTTCAAACGAcagatttttggttaaattaaaaaatctgtcgtaacctaaaacaaatctgttatcactagaaatcaacctagtaattatttttctgtaaaaatATCTGTCATGTTACGACAGATtcttattcaaaaaataaatctgaaataactataaaaataaatctgctagatattatataaaatctttcaTAAGTTATGAAAGTCTGTGGtgactttataaataagtctatCGTAAGAAATAAATCTGTCCTCGATAATAAATCTATCGTAActgtagttaaaaaaatatgtcgtccaaaataagtctgtcataaaaaatctgtcatgCAAAAATAAATCGGTTGTGCGAAAACAAATCTGTCGTacacaaataaatctgtcacaactagtctggcagacttttgaaaatatttttattttctaaaaaaattctgggagggtaaatttgactttatattttttcctaacaaaacaaaaaagggtattttaggAAAGAAAATAACTCATCTAACCCTCAAATTTTATGAGTTAGTTTAGCAATTAATCTCttaatttgggtcaatctagtttttttccctttaaaTAAAGCCTTTtatcaaaaagaagagaaaagttaaTTTAGCGTAAATAATCGAGAACAAACTTATTAAACTTTCCTATTTATCTTAAATATAGTTGTATTATGAGCCACACacaaaacattttacaaatagccttagagggggtattgaacttggaattttagaagattttaaggtatttttaaaatcacttgttattcaattgatgattttaaaaaatcttttaaaatcctatgttattcaacttagatttatgcaaaatcatttgaaataatttacaaacccttgttattcaatcaaggatttgtaaaacttacttgaaatctactgttattcaaaatatcacaattttttaaaaaactactactttgaatgattctaggagattttgatttgttttttagttgaaaatatTCTCTCTCAAAATCATACCATTTGAGGTAGAATTTTACAGGAtttcataagaagaagaaaattgtaTTTCCTGgcaaatcaaaattgaaacgGAAACAATCTCACCTCGTCAACACAAAGCCTCCCACTTCTCTATTCCCTTCTGCCACAACACAAAGCCTCCCACTTCTCCTCCTCCGCTCTTTATACTCCTTGCTGTTCAAGCTTCCTTCTCCTGTGCAAAACTCTGATGTCGTCATCCTTACTTTTCCCATCGCGCACATGCTCTCTACCGCGTTTAACGCCCGATTGCCTCCTACCGCCGCTATGTATTGCTTCACTATGTATTGTGCCATCGACATCTCCTGCATATTtccaatacaaaaaaatgaatgtgagtaaaaaaaatacGATCTAGATAGTGCTTTCGTCTGGAAATACATAATAGCAAAAGATAACGCAACTTGATAAAAGTCACTTACGAGaggttgatctttgatgtctttGTGGATGGGGTTCTCGTAATCGTTATGGTGGTCAGGCTGAACGGGGAGAGGGATCAAAGGAGCTCCAACGACTCCAAGAAGGAGCTGGATCTCTGCGTTTCGACCACCAAAGAGTCTTGTCATGTTTGTGGCTGTCGCGGTAGGTTTTGACCAGTAAGACTTCATTTGGTTCCATCCTGGTTTTGTATTGGATGCAGCAAACAACTCCTCAGGCACTGGAACCTCGAGGACGGTTTCTAACCCGTCTTCGAGGTTGTAATTTGGACATAGTTTCCTCATACTAgcaccaacaaaaacaaaaagaaaaaaaaaaactgattggAGGAATTAAGTATTAGAGTACAAGAGAAGATGTATATAAGTTTAGGGATCTCTTTGTAAATACTTAATCCTAGGTTCCTCTGTTCTAGTATATAAACGATTGTAGCTACTCTCATGAGAAATATAATACAAACATTCcttatatggtatcagagcttcgaTCAACCCTAAAATTTTTCTAAATCTCATCGCTCTCTGCTTCAATGGCCGCCTCCACTACAAACTCTCCTTCGACTGGTGAAGTTATCTTCaccaacaacacaaacacactCTTCAACGTCAACACTGCCAACGTCACTAAGCTTAATGATACCAACTATCTCATGTGGAGTCTCCAAATCCATGCCTTGATTGATGGCTACGAGCTCTCTGGTTATCTCGATGGATCTACAAAACCTCCTCCTCCCACTGTCACGGTGAATGACACAACTACACCAAATCCTGATTTCACGATCTGGAAGCGTCAAGATCGTCTCCTCTTTAGTGCTCTCTTGGGTGCTATGGCTACTTCTGTTCAACCGTTGGTGTCTCGTGCTACCACTACTGCTGATGCATGGGCAACTCTTTCTGATACGTTCGCCAAAGCTAGCCGCAGTcattttaaacaaatcaaagatcaGATCAAGGTCTGGACAAAAGGTAACAAATCAATAGATGAATATGTTCGTGGTCTAACTGTCCGCTTTGATGAGCTTGCTATACTTGGGAAACCGATGGACCATGAAGATCAAATTGAGAAGATTCTCGCTGGTCTTCCTGAAGATTACAAACCGGTGATTGATCAGATTGAAAGCAAAGATTCTCCCCCCACCATAACCGAAGTTCATGAACGTCTCCGCAATGGCGAAGTCACTCTCCGTGCTGCTTCCACCACTACCCCATTTTTGACCTCTGCTAATGCTGTTCAGTACCACCGTAGAGGTGactataacaacaacaatactcACAACAACAACTCTCGCAACAACACTCGTTCCTCGTCGTCATCTTTCCGCTccaccaacaacaaccacaacaacaacaacaacaacaataacaattggcaaggtaacaacaacaacaacaccactcGCTCATTCAGGCCCTATCTCGGCAAGTGCCAAATCTGTCACACACAGGGACACAGTGCCCGCCGTTGTCCACAACTCCACTCCATTCAAGCCTCTACTCCACGCAACAACAGCCCATTCACTCCTTGGCAGCCACGCGCAAACATGGTGGCTAACATGTCCTCGCCAGCAATCTTGGATAGTGGTGCCACTCACCACATCACCTCTGATCTCAACAATCTTACCATCCATCAACCATACAATGGTGGTGATGATCTCACCATAGCTGATGGCTCCACACTGCCCATACTCATACGGGTTTACCGCTACTTCCAACTCAAACTCGCACTCTCAAATTAGATAAAATACTTTGTGTTCCTAATATACACAAAAATCTTATCTCCGTATATCGTTTGTGCAATGCTAATCAAGTCTCGGTGCATTTCTTTCCTGCCttctttcaggtgaaggatctcagtaCGGGGGTCCCATTACTCCAAGGTCGGACTGCTAATGAGCTCTATCAGTGGCCGATGACAAGTCCCAATGCTGTTGCGTTTCTGTCTGCTGCTGGTCCACGACCAAGTCTTGTCTCTTGGCACTCACGTCTCGGCCATCCGTCCTCTACCATTTTAAATGCTATTATTTCCTCTTTTTCACTTCCTATTGCTTCTTCCTCTCAAAAACATTTATGTTGCTCTGAATGTCTCattaataaaagtcacaaacttCCTTTCACTCACTCCACCATTGTCTCCACTCGACCCCTTGAATATATTTTCTCCGATGTTTGGACTTCACCAATTCTTTCTCACCAAAACTATAAATACTATCTGGTTCTTATTGATCATTTCACTCGATATACATGGTTATACCCTCTCAAAAGAAAATCGGATGTCAAAGAAATTTTTATCANNNNNNNNNNNNNNNNNNNNNNNNNNNNNNNNNNNNNNNNNNNNNNNNNNNNNNNNNNNNNNNNNNNNNNNNNNNNNNNNNNNNNNNNNNNNNNNNNNNNNNNNNNNNNNNNNNNNNNNNNNNNNNNNNNNNNNNNNNNNNNNNNNNNNNNNNNNNNNNNNNNNNNNNNNNNNNNNNNNNNNNNNNNNNNNNNNNNNNNNNNNNNNNNNNNNNNNNNNNNNNNNNNNNNNNNNNNNNNNNNNNNNNNNNNNNNNNNNNNNNNNNNNNNNNNNNNNNNNNNNNNNNNNNNNNNNNNNNNNNNNNNNNNNNNNNNNNNNNNNNNNNNNNNNNNNNNNNNNNNNNNNNNNNNNNNNNNNNNNNNNNNNNNNNNNNNNNNNNNNNNNNNNNNNNNNNNNNNNNNNNNNNNNNNNNNNNNNNNNNNNNNNNNNNNNNNNNNNNNNNNNNNNNNNNNNNNNNNNNNNNNNNNNNNNNNNNNNNNNNNNNNNNNNNNNNNNNNNNNNNNNNNNNNNNNNNNNNNNNNNNNNNNNNNNNNNNNNNNNNNNNNNNNNNNNNNNNNNNNNNNNNNNNNNNNNNNNNNNNNNNNNNNNNNNNNNNNNNNNNNNNNNNNNNNNNNNNNNNNNNNNNNNNNNNNNNNNNNNNNNNNNNNNNNNNNNNNNNNNNNNNNNNNNNNNNNNNNNNNNNNNNNNNNNNNNNNNNNNNNNNNNNNNNNNNNNNNNNNNNNNNNNNNNNNNNNNNNNNNNNNNNNNNNNNNNNNNNNNNNNNNNNNNNNNNNNNNNNNNNNNNNNNNNNNNNNNNNNNNNNNNNNNNNNNNNNNNNNNNNNNNNNNNNNNNNNNNNNNNNNNNNNNNNNNNNNNNNNNNNNNNNNNNNNNNNNNNNNNNNNNNNNNNNNNNNNNNNNNNNNNNNNNNNNNNNNNNNNNNNNNNNNNNNNNNNNNNNNNNNNNNNNNNNNNNNNNNNNNNNNNNNNNNNNNNNNNNNNNNNNNNNNNNNNNNNNNNNNNNNNNNNNNNNNNNNNNNNNNNNNNNNNNNNNNNNNNNNNNNNNNNNNNNNNNNNNNNNNNNNNNNNNNNNNNNNNNNNNNNNNNNNNNNNNNNNNNNNNNNNNNNNNNNNNNNNNNNNNNNNNNNNNNNNNNNNNNNNNNNNNNNNNNNNNNNNNNNNNNNNNNNNNNNNNNNNNNNNNNNNNNNNNNNNNNNNNNNNNNNNNNNNNNNNNNNNNNNNNNNNNNNNNNNNNNNNNNNNNNNNNNNNNNNNNNNNNNNNNNNNNNNNNNNNNNNNNNNNNNNNNNNNNNNNNNNNNNNNNNNNNNNNNNNNNNNNNNNNNNNNNNNNNNNNNNNNNNNNNNNNNNNNNNNNNNNNNNNNNNNNNNNNNNNNNNNNNNNNNNNNNNNNNNNNNNNNNNNNNNNNNNNNNNNNNNNNNNNNNNNNNNNNNNNNNNNNNNNNNNNNNNNNNNNNNNNNNNNNNNNNNNNNNNNNNNNNNNNNNNNNNNNNNNNNNNNNNNNNNNNNNNNNNNNNNNNNNNNNNNNNNNNNNNNNNNNNNNNNNNNNNNNNNNNNNNNNNNNNNNNNNNNNNNNNNNNNNNNNNNNNNNNNNNNNNNNNNNNNNNNNNNNNNNNNNNNNNNNNNNNNNNNNNNNNNNNNNNNNNNNNNNNNNNNNNNNNNNNNNNNNNNNNNNNNNNNNNNNNNNNNNNNNNNNNNNNNNNNNNNNNNNNNNNNNNNNNNNNNNNNNNNNNNNNNNNNNNNNNNNNNNNNNNNNNNNNNNNNNNNNNNNNNNNNNNNNNNNNNNNNNNNNNNNNNNNNNNNNNNNNNNNNNNNNNNNNNNNNNNNNNNNNNNNNNNNNNNNNNNNNNNNNNNNNNNNNNNNNNNNNNNNNNNNNNNNNNNNNNNNNNNNNNNNNNNNNNNNNNNNNNNNNNNNNNNNNNNNNNNNNNNNNNNNNNNNNNNNNNNNNNNNNNNNNNNNNNNNNNNNNNNNNNNNNNNNNNNNNNNNNNNNNNNNNNNNNNNNNNNNNNNNNNNNNNNNNNNNNNNNNNNNNNNNNNNNNNNNNNNNNNNNNNNNNNNNNNNNNNNNNNNNNNNNNNNNNNNNNNNNNNNNNNNNNNNNNNNNNNNNNNNNNNNNNNNNNNNNNNNNNNNNNNNNNNNNNNNNNNNNNNNNNNNNNNNNNNNNNNNNNNNNNNNNNNNNNNNNNNNNNNNNNNNNNNNNNNNNNNNNNNNNNNNNNNNNNNNNNNNNNNNNNNNNNNNNNNNNNNNNNNNNNNNNNNNNNNNNNNNNNNNNNNNNNNNNNNNNNNNNNNNNNNNNNNNNNNNNNNNNNNNNNNNNNNNNNNNNNNNNNNNNNNNNNNNNNNNNNNNNNNNNNNNNNNNNNNNNNNNNNNNNNNNNNNNNNNNNNNNNNNNNNNNNNNNNNNNNNNNNNNNNNNNNNNNNNNNNNNNNNNNNNNNNNNNNNNNNNNNNNNNNNNNNNNNNNNNNNNNNNNNNNNNNNNNNNNNNNNNNNNNNNNNNNNNNNNNNNNNNNNNNNNNNNNNNNNNNNNNNNNNNNNNNNNNNNNNNNNNNNNNNNNNNNNNNNNNNNNNNNNNNNNNNNNNNNNNNNNNNNNNNNNNNNNNNNNNNNNNNNNNNNNNNNNNNNNNNNNNNNNNNNNNNNNNNNNNNNNNNNNNNNNNNNNNNNNNNNNNNNNNNNNNNNNNNNNNNNNNNNNNNNNNNNNNNNNNNNNNNNNNNNNNNNNNNNNNNNNNNNNNNNNN
This genomic window contains:
- the LOC104789607 gene encoding uncharacterized protein LOC104789607, whose translation is MAASTTNSPSTGEVIFTNNTNTLFNVNTANVTKLNDTNYLMWSLQIHALIDGYELSGYLDGSTKPPPPTVTVNDTTTPNPDFTIWKRQDRLLFSALLGAMATSVQPLVSRATTTADAWATLSDTFAKASRSHFKQIKDQIKVWTKGNKSIDEYVRGLTVRFDELAILGKPMDHEDQIEKILAGLPEDYKPVIDQIESKDSPPTITEVHERLRNGEVTLRAASTTTPFLTSANAVQYHRRGEGSQYGGPITPRSDC